A segment of the Agromyces sp. H17E-10 genome:
CGGGCGTTGGTTCGCGGTGCCCGCCGGGCCGGTCGACGCGCCCGAATGAGCACGGCACACGACCCGTCCTCCCACGGTACGCGCCTCGGGCGACTCCCGCACGGAATTCTCCACAGGCGTCCCGGTGCGATCCCTCGCGCGGGCGTGCCCCGAGCGGATAGGCTCGGCCGCATCGGCACGAAGAAGGGCTGAACGGCCATGTCGAGCGCACTCTCCGAAGACCAGCGCGCGATCGTCGGCGCCGTCCGCGAGTTCACGGCGGCAGAGCTCGCCCCGTTCGCGAACGAACGCGATCAGACGATGCACTTCCCGGTCGACGCGCTCGAACAGGCCGGTCGGCTCGGGCTGGGCGGCGTCCTGGTCGGCGAGGATGTCGGCGGCTCGGCGCTCGATCGACTGACCGCGGCGCTCGTGTACGAGGAACTGGCCATGGGCGACACCACGATCGCCGCCTATATCTCGATCCACAACATGGTCGCCTGGATGATCGACCGGTACGGCGACGCCGCCCAGCGCGAACGCTGGCTGCCGGGCCTCACCTCGTTCGTCGACCGCGGCAGCTACTGCCTCACCGAGCCCTCTGCCGGGTCGGATGCCGCGGCGATCACGACGACCGCCCGCCGAGACGGCGACGAGTACGTGCTGAACGGGGTGAAGCAGTTCATCTCGGGCGCCGGCTCCTCGGCCGTGTACCTCGTGTTCGCCCGCACCGGGGGGTCAGGCCCGCACGGCATCAGTGCGATCGTGGTTCCCGCCGGGGCATCCGGTCTCTCGTTCGGACCGGACGAGCGCAAGATGGGCTGGCGCGCGCAGCCGACCCGCCAGGTGGTGCTCGACGACGTGCGGGTGCCGGTCGGCAACCGGCTCGGGGCCGAGGGCGGCGGCTTCGCGATCGCGCTGTCGGGGCTCGACGGCGGGCGCGTGAGCATCGCGGCGTGCTCCCTCGGCGGTGCGCAGTGGGCGCTCGACCGGGCGCTCCGGCACGTTCGCGAGCGCGAGACGTTCGGGCGGCCGCTCGCCGAGCACCAGGCGGTGCGGTTCACCCTCGCCGACCTCGCGACCGAGCTCCACGCCGCCCGCCTCGTGGTTCACGATGCGGCGAGCGCGCTCGACGAGGGCGCTCCCGACGCCACCGCACGGTGCGCGATGGCGAAGCGGTTCGCCACCGATGTCGCGTTCGCCGTCGCCGACGAGGCGCTGCAGCTGCACGGCGGCTACGGCTATCTCTCCGACTTCGGCCTCGAACGCGTCGTGCGCGACCTGCGCGTGCACCGGATCCTCGAAGGCACGAACGAGGTCATGCGCATGATCATCGCCAAGCGCCTGCTCGACTCGCGCTGAACATCCGGCCGATCGACCGGCAGCGCGACGGGCGCACGCCGCTCAGTCGGCCAGGAGCCCCGAGTGCAGCAGCTCGAGGTAGTTCTCGCTCACGCTCGCGGCCGTGTGGCTGCCGCCGGGGCGGTACCAGAACACCGTCGACCACACCGCGTCGCGGATGAACCGGAACGCCAGGCGCGGGTCGACGGTGTCGCGGAAGACGCCGTCGCGCTGACCCGCGATGATCTGGTCGAGCCAGAGCTCCTCGATGCGGGCGGCACCGTCGACGAGGAACTCGAAGCCGGGCTGGGTCATCAGGAACCCGGTCTCGTTCTGGTAGATGCGCACGTCGTCGGGGCGCTCGGCGATCGTGAGGAACGCATGCTCGATGAGCTGGTCGAGATGGCTCCGGTACCCGGCCGAGCTGGCGACGATGCGCTCGAACTGGGCGAGCGTCTCGTCCATGAAGGTGCGCAGGATCTCCTGCAGCACCGCCTCCTTCGACGCGAAGTGGTGGTACAGGCTGCCCGAGAGGATCCCCGCCTCGTCGGCGATGTCGCGCACGGTGGTCGACGAGTAGCCGCGCGAGGCGATCTGCCTGCGCGCGATCGCGATGATCTGCTCGCGCCGACCCGGTCCGTCGCCCACGTCAGCGCCCTGAGACCTTGCCGAACAGGCGTGCGATCGGCGCCAGCACGAGTGGTCGCGCGGCGATCCAGGCGATCCCGATCACCACGAGCGAGCCGACGAAGATCCAGAAGCCGAGCCAGCTCACGGTGTCCTGGCTCGCGTACATGTGGTTGAGGTTGCGCAGCACCCCGGTCGCGAAGACGAGGCCGACGTGCACGACGATGAACGCCACGAAGTAGAGCATCACCGGGAAGTGCACGGCGCGCGCCCACTCGACGGGGTAGATGCGGTTGAGCGCCTTGGCGTTCTTCGGCCAGAGCCCCGACATGCGCACGCCCGTGATCACGGCGAGCGGGGCCGCGATGAAGACGGTGGCGAAGTAGGCGAGCTGCTGCAGGCTGTTGTAGTTCACCCAGCCGTTCTCGGTCGGCCAGTCGAGCGAGAGGTACTGCAGCAGCGCCGAGACCGCGTTCGGGAAGACCTCCCAGCTCGTCGGCACGATGCGCATCCACTGCCCGGTGACGAAGAGCAGCACGACGAACACGAGTCCGTTGACGAGCCACAGGAGGTCGAGCGACTGATGGAACCAGAGCGCGAGGCTGATCTTCCGCTTCGCGTTCCAGCGCGGTGTCCAGAACGCGGTCGGCCGCTTCTGGGTGCGCACCTGCAGGCCCGACCGGATGATGAGGACGATCAGGAACACGTTGAAGAAGTGCTGCCAGCCGAGCCACGCAGGAATGCCCACGGGCGCCGACTCGGGCAGGTGGTACTCGCCCGGGTACGTTGCGAGGAAGTCCTGCATCGGCGCGGTGGCCAGCAGCCAGTTGACGAGCACGACGACGCCCGTGCCGGCGAGGAGCAGGCCGAAACCGCCGATGACGAGCGCTGCGGCCCATTCGGCTCGCGAGAACGGACCGTACAGCTTCGGCCACGGTTCGGCGACGGGCGGGGCGGATGCCGCGACGGGCGCCGCACGGCGCGGCTGCGGCATCGGGGCGCGTGGGGCGACGGATGCCGCGACCGGTGCCGGCGCAGGCGCAGGCGTCACAGCCGCCGCGGGAGCCGGAACGGTCTCGGGCTCGGCGACCGCCGGGGCGGCGACGGCCGCGACGGCCGCGACCGCCGGAGCCTCGACGACGCGCTCGGGCCGAGCGGGTGCGGAGCCCGCCGGAGGCCACGGGTCTCCGTCAGGCGTTCGGGGCAGGCCGCGACGCAGCGCGATGCCGCCCGACGTGGCCGTCGCCGCCGCCGTGGCGCTCGGCGCCGCCGTGGCGCTCGGCGCGGTCGTGGCGCTCGGGACGGTCGCGATCGGCGCCACCTCCGCTGTCGTGGGCCCGGCCACCGGGGCGGCCGAGGATGCCGCTGCCGGAGCCGTGCGAGCGGGCGGCCACGGCTCGCCGCCGGCGACGCGGGGCAGTCCGCGTCGCAGCGGTCGCTCCGACGTCGCGACGAGCGCGGGACCGGCGACCGTGGGCGTTTCGGCT
Coding sequences within it:
- a CDS encoding acyl-CoA dehydrogenase family protein, coding for MSSALSEDQRAIVGAVREFTAAELAPFANERDQTMHFPVDALEQAGRLGLGGVLVGEDVGGSALDRLTAALVYEELAMGDTTIAAYISIHNMVAWMIDRYGDAAQRERWLPGLTSFVDRGSYCLTEPSAGSDAAAITTTARRDGDEYVLNGVKQFISGAGSSAVYLVFARTGGSGPHGISAIVVPAGASGLSFGPDERKMGWRAQPTRQVVLDDVRVPVGNRLGAEGGGFAIALSGLDGGRVSIAACSLGGAQWALDRALRHVRERETFGRPLAEHQAVRFTLADLATELHAARLVVHDAASALDEGAPDATARCAMAKRFATDVAFAVADEALQLHGGYGYLSDFGLERVVRDLRVHRILEGTNEVMRMIIAKRLLDSR
- a CDS encoding TetR/AcrR family transcriptional regulator yields the protein MGDGPGRREQIIAIARRQIASRGYSSTTVRDIADEAGILSGSLYHHFASKEAVLQEILRTFMDETLAQFERIVASSAGYRSHLDQLIEHAFLTIAERPDDVRIYQNETGFLMTQPGFEFLVDGAARIEELWLDQIIAGQRDGVFRDTVDPRLAFRFIRDAVWSTVFWYRPGGSHTAASVSENYLELLHSGLLAD
- a CDS encoding cytochrome b/b6 domain-containing protein encodes the protein MATYGRTTRQGLPRFPGGDPWPPVVEVDGLVGAVRTAVAAGIAADTVTGHAAPEVAAREAGTTAVPPAAITAETPTVAGPALVATSERPLRRGLPRVAGGEPWPPARTAPAAASSAAPVAGPTTAEVAPIATVPSATTAPSATAAPSATAAATATSGGIALRRGLPRTPDGDPWPPAGSAPARPERVVEAPAVAAVAAVAAPAVAEPETVPAPAAAVTPAPAPAPVAASVAPRAPMPQPRRAAPVAASAPPVAEPWPKLYGPFSRAEWAAALVIGGFGLLLAGTGVVVLVNWLLATAPMQDFLATYPGEYHLPESAPVGIPAWLGWQHFFNVFLIVLIIRSGLQVRTQKRPTAFWTPRWNAKRKISLALWFHQSLDLLWLVNGLVFVVLLFVTGQWMRIVPTSWEVFPNAVSALLQYLSLDWPTENGWVNYNSLQQLAYFATVFIAAPLAVITGVRMSGLWPKNAKALNRIYPVEWARAVHFPVMLYFVAFIVVHVGLVFATGVLRNLNHMYASQDTVSWLGFWIFVGSLVVIGIAWIAARPLVLAPIARLFGKVSGR